A region from the uncultured Bacteroides sp. genome encodes:
- the hemN gene encoding oxygen-independent coproporphyrinogen III oxidase has protein sequence MNSDLLLKYNVPTPRYTSYPPANYFHEGFTADDYREAVVSSNQVRPENISFYIHIPFCPRLCYYCGCNSYPMAKADIVSAYVDAVKKEIMHLLPLIDKNRKISQIHYGGGTPTAIPLHYLKEINELLLSSFSCIEHPEIAIECHPGYLNEAHWLQLVEAGFNRCSIGVQDFNTEVLRIANRVPALLPMEDIFSILREHQVSVNLDFIYGLPQQTVGEFVGTIEKAISLRPDRLVTFSYAHVPWVNKNQLLLEKAGLPSAEDKRAMYSEAKKVLTAAGYMPVGLDHFVLPDDSLNIALQKGLLHRNFQGYCTRTTTGQVYAFGVTAISQLATAYSQNTRDIGGYIKTVADGQMPVMRGYSLNTQEQLAREIITTLMCNNRMNWQELSEHLGMEIDALKKDISYDPAVLEEMAADGIITYSPEEINITQEGSLYVRNVAAVFDPLMRNGNAKMYSKPV, from the coding sequence ATGAACTCTGATTTGCTTTTAAAATATAATGTTCCTACTCCCCGTTATACCAGTTATCCTCCGGCTAATTATTTTCATGAAGGATTTACGGCTGATGATTATCGTGAGGCTGTAGTTTCTTCTAATCAGGTTCGCCCCGAGAATATATCATTCTACATACATATTCCATTTTGTCCCCGCTTGTGCTATTATTGCGGATGTAATTCCTATCCGATGGCAAAGGCTGATATAGTTTCTGCCTATGTAGATGCGGTGAAGAAAGAGATAATGCACTTACTGCCACTGATCGATAAGAATCGAAAAATATCTCAGATACATTATGGTGGCGGAACGCCTACCGCTATTCCGTTGCATTACCTAAAAGAGATTAACGAGCTGCTTTTATCGTCGTTTTCATGTATTGAACATCCGGAGATTGCTATTGAATGCCATCCGGGTTATCTGAATGAAGCGCATTGGCTGCAGTTGGTTGAAGCCGGATTTAACAGATGTAGCATTGGCGTTCAGGATTTTAATACTGAAGTACTTCGTATAGCCAATCGCGTTCCCGCACTTCTGCCGATGGAAGATATCTTTTCTATCTTGCGCGAGCATCAGGTTTCGGTTAATCTTGATTTTATTTATGGACTGCCACAGCAAACGGTTGGTGAATTTGTAGGAACCATAGAAAAAGCTATTTCTTTAAGACCCGACAGATTGGTTACTTTCTCATACGCTCATGTGCCATGGGTGAATAAAAATCAGTTACTGCTCGAGAAAGCCGGATTACCTTCTGCCGAAGATAAAAGAGCAATGTATAGTGAAGCGAAAAAGGTTCTTACTGCTGCGGGATACATGCCTGTTGGGCTCGATCATTTTGTATTGCCGGATGATTCGTTGAATATCGCACTGCAAAAAGGCTTGCTTCATCGCAACTTTCAAGGATATTGTACACGCACTACTACAGGGCAGGTATATGCTTTCGGGGTTACAGCAATCAGTCAGCTGGCTACTGCTTATAGTCAGAATACCCGTGATATAGGCGGTTATATAAAGACTGTGGCCGACGGACAGATGCCCGTGATGCGGGGATACTCACTCAACACACAAGAGCAGTTGGCGCGTGAGATTATAACAACACTGATGTGTAATAACCGAATGAACTGGCAGGAGCTATCTGAGCATTTGGGTATGGAGATTGATGCCCTAAAGAAAGACATATCTTATGATCCCGCAGTATTGGAAGAGATGGCGGCTGACGGTATAATAACTTATAGTCCCGAAGAAATTAACATAACACAGGAAGGATCGCTTTACGTGAGGAATGTAGCGGCAGTCTTTGATCCGTTGATGCGGAACGGAAATGCTAAGATGTATTCAAAACCGGTATAA